The Tenebrio molitor chromosome 5, icTenMoli1.1, whole genome shotgun sequence genome segment ttttttacctttctGGCCGGGCAGGGTTACATTCAACGTGATCACCACCGACTCCAAATCGTACTTTTTCccatctttgtttttcttgAAGTTGAAGTTGACGGCGTTGGATGCGCTGAAGGTCAGCGTCATATTTTCGACGTTCTCTCTGCAAGCTCCACCGGCCGAAGCTTTTGGTGGTACCACGATCGAGAACGTCTTGCTGGCGTTGTCGACTTTGTAAGGCAGGTCGACTTGGAGAGCCGCCTGCAGGATCAAACACGTCGTGTTCGTGTTGGTCATGTTGACAAACCAGGTTCCAACAGGATCGACCGGTGGCGGACTCGGTTTGGCCGTTGTTGTCGTTTTAGTCGTCGTGGTGATTGGAGCGGTGGTGGTTGTTGTTTTGGAGGTGGTGGTTGTTGTTTTGGAGGTGGTGGTTGTTGTTTTGGACGTGGTGGATGTCGTCGTGGGAGATGGTGTCGTGGTGGTGGTCGGTTTTGCAGTTGTTGAGGTGGTCGTTGGGGGAGCAGATGTTGTGGTAGTTGTGGTTGAGGTACTCttggtggtgctgctcgtcgTCGGTGCCTCTGTGCTATTAAAACCATTAGGTGGTCCTGGTGGCATCTCATTTTCATCTGTAACATTTTCAATCTGATTACCAAAATGTCGACGAATACTCTAGACGCAATAttcagaatttaaaaaaaagacaacGTTGCAAAATGAGTCGTGTAATCGTAAATTTTATGAGAAATATACGGAAATTGTGTCAAACTTGAACTTTTATCTGTGTAACTGGAGGACAGCCATTATCAGTGAACAGTGAAtacacaaatatttaatattatgtTCGTTGCAGCCTACAGTTAAATAAAACAgataaaacaagaagaaatttTCCACGGAATATTTAGTGACAATTGTATTAACTGTTTTGCAAATAAACCGTAACAAATAAGAAACGTAAGCCTGTCACGTCGACTCCAAAAAATATGTTCCCCTAGTAAGTGTAACTTCGGAAATTTTACCAAAGCCTAAATTTACAGAATTTACAATTTTCTACACTAATCCCGATTTAGAAATGTCCGTTTATCTAATCCCCTGAGATAAATGATACTTATCCAACTAATTTTGAGTGGGataagaacttcattacctCACTCAGTGAGGTAATGAGTctcattaccgcactcagtgGGAAAAGTAAATTCTTATCCCAatgagtgcggtaatgaaactcatttatttcactggcgaaaatcaatagataagattaatttttttaatttggggcagtgtaaaaattttttttgtacataacacgtgggctgcgtattacaggaaactcgtgtgattacagatgaattcgggctaacgccctcgtcatctgcaatcttgaCACtcgtcctgtaatattgcttttatcccactaattttgtaaatgacATTGTACAACATTGAATTAATCTAATCTAAAATAGATAAAAATCGCAACAAGACGTTTCGTTCACCCCGACATCATTTTATCTGTGGACATTGCAACAAGTAAAGTACTACCTCGACTTTAAACAGTTGGTGAAATcgaataaaacattaataatttcAGCGTAACCTGAAAACGTTTTCTGTCAAGGTGAAATGCACTAGTTGGAAAGATTAACTCGAGACCGGTCGTTGGTAACAGAAAAGATTTCTTCGTTGTAGAAGCGACTCTTGACTCTTGACAAATAATGCCAACTCGTAGATCGAACCGTATTTGCCATTTAACTGTCGAATTAAAAGCGtgaaaggattttttttactgGAATTGTTCCTGGATTTAACTGTACTCGAAGCCGTTAacctgaataaaaaaaatcagattatTGTCGTTTCCGGTTGAAAAAATGCATGCCGTAGATCAATAAATGCGGCGGTAGTGAAAAATTTCGTTCCGTCGCGTCGTACTGATGGTGACAGATGAACTGGATCAAGTTGAAGGTCTGTTGGTGGTGTTTTCGACACTGGAATTAAAGTCATCGGAAAGTTATCGGACAAGGTCCATACATCCCGATCTACTTCCAATCAACTTGTGAAAGGTTGGAAAAATGAACAAGTTTGGTGTCGATTCGGGGAGCAAAACAAgacacaaaaaatatatgtaagaAGTTGAGAAATGAAAGTGATAAGTACTGAAACGACAATGCTTTGACAAAGACGATCAACCTCGACCGGAACCAAATGTTACACCATTAACTTTCATTGTGCTTGGTGAGATCaagagaattatttatttcgtgTTAAACTGCCACGTTCAACAGCCACAAATAACGAGTTTCAGAAAAACAAAAGTATGTAATCATTTTACCTAACAAGAACCAGCAGTTAGGGTGGTGTGTTGCCGCAGCCACCGTATTTGCCAGAACTTGGGCCAACGGTTTGTCATTTTTTCCGTTGGTTTCGAAATGAAATCGAGATGGAAAACGTTTCGAAAACTAATCAACTTGATGAGTTCGTCTAAAAATTCTTCGGTATCGAATCGGGGATCTTTTTATAAGAGGTAGTAATAACTCCCGTCCGATAAACTGTGACATTTCATGACTCCATCAAAAAAAGACAATCGTTTATTCCAGGGTCCGTGAAAGTTAATTAATGACTTAATAAACCAAGTGATCCTGAAGCCATACCACAGTATACTGTGGCCATACTAGATGCGTCCGATGAGTTTTCCAGTGTATAAATAACATCAATCAATGTCGTACATTTTTTCGACACAATTcagtgtcagtgtcaaatttcttgcGTGGTAACTTTCTTATCATTTCACTttcatttgcttttttttcattagcGTCGACCACGGGCCGGAATGaggtgaattttgaatttttaatttcacccaGTGCAAATCGTCTTCAAATGTCTTGGTGGTTTGCGgcttaaaatatttccgcATATTTTTTGATTACACTGTATACATCAGAAACAATTGATAATGAAGGACTGGTGGACGTTGCATATATACATTTCCAAAAAGCATTTGATCAGCTAGGTACatcttttttattgttgaagaacttgaaattatccaaCGTGTTAAACACTACAAGTTTCTTCCATCTGTACATCCGGTATTCCTCAGGGAATACCCCATTGTTTCTTCAATTTAATACATTATCGACTTCGTACACATAATATACTAACTTTTGTTTATTATACTTCTCACGGTATCCCACAGGACTCCCATTTGTGACCCCAACTGTTTCAAGTACTTCGTATACCTAATATTTTGTCAAGTTATACTTCTCACTTGTTAGATCGAGATTGAAATAATCaccacatttttatttcctaCAGATCAATTAGCCCCAGAAGTTACCAAAACGCCTCTTACAATTTCTGGCACGCTTGTTGAACGGAATGTCCGGCCATCTGTTGCTGTTAACTAGATTTCGTTTCACATCTTTACATATTCGTCAAATTTCCACACAGCAATTAAATTTCTATTCAATTTCATACGTAATAAAACTGTCTGTCCACAATTATCTTCTGAGTAGTAAACTTAGCCTCGTTAACCCACGGGTAAATTCTTCTCGAATGCTTACttccattttcaaaaatataaatttcgaCAATTAACAAACGGTAGAAACCTTTTACTTTAATAAGTGTCCAAAATATCAATACTTATTGtcacatttaattattacaaaaacgtAAGACCTTTTGTTtgctttgtaaaaaaaaacaatcctATCAAAAAGTATTTATCAAAGTTAGTTATCAAATGGAAAAACAATGACCCACGATAAGACATTTTTAGTCGTTcacttgaaataaaaataaattaaaaaaaaaatatatcacaaatcgagcgatcaaattaaattgtaatcgaatcatccatggatttgaatccgtatgtcttttgcggttgatatgtcgagatctaatctgtgtttcaagctgtttATCGGaacgtggagttcaagtaacgacatacgatttcagATTCaaggataactcgattacacattaatttgatcgctctttgtAACAATGTGATGAATGTTATTTTACgtgtaaacaaaaacaatgaactttaatcaacaaaaaaaaactgataacCTAGTGGTACCA includes the following:
- the LOC138130939 gene encoding lysosome-associated membrane glycoprotein 1; amino-acid sequence: MGPLKALLLAAVVCVALGDENEMPPGPPNGFNSTEAPTTSSTTKSTSTTTTTTSAPPTTTSTTAKPTTTTTPSPTTTSTTSKTTTTTSKTTTTTSKTTTTTAPITTTTKTTTTAKPSPPPVDPVGTWFVNMTNTNTTCLILQAALQVDLPYKVDNASKTFSIVVPPKASAGGACRENVENMTLTFSASNAVNFNFKKNKDGKKYDLESVVITLNVTLPGQKDWQLFVLAHNKDEFSTPVSNSYKCTKEQTFNLMSVPSTNNTAGILRISHLQVQAFRNETNTKFDEALDCQGSETPDVVPIAVGCALAALVIIVLVAYLIGRRRSQARGYLSMFAQNKREEDYIPMKNLSCFN